In Pirellula sp. SH-Sr6A, the DNA window CTCAATTGGAATGCTGTTTGGGTCTGCCACTGATAGACCTGCCAGGATCTCCAAGCTTCGGGATAGGTGGTTTTTTGGACATCGATGGGCTGAAGACCTTCAAGCTCAGCGACTCGGAAGCTAGGATTCGCTTGGAACCCGATCAGTTCTTGGGGAACGGCTGGCCGTTTGCCTTCCGCGTAGCGGAACTCTCGGAGGTCGCTTTTGCGATATGCCGAGATCTCGATGATCCATTTGCCGGGCCGAACTTGAACTTTCATCTCACCCTGGTCGTCGATCGCGACGGGGATCGGAGCTTCGATAGAAGACAATTGCCAACCGTCAGGCAGAATGCATCCAAGGTTTTCTTCGCGACTGCGTCCTGACACCGAAAGCTCCACCTGCGTAGTTAACCAAAGAGGAATCCCGTCTCGGATCAATCGATAGACGTTGGTCGAGAGCAGATCTTGTACGGCTTGCTCATTCGGCTGCCGGTTCAGCCAGAGTGTTCCGGCTGCGTCCCAATTGGGGATGGCGATAGGAGCACCCTCCCGGATCAACGCAACGATTCCAATCGATGAGGGCAAGGAGATCTTTTGTGGAATCGCACTCCAGCGGAATTCCCCGTTCAGTTGATAAGTACCCGGCTCGAGCTGCACCGCAGGATGCTCCTGATTTGCTAGCACGGCAATCGGAACACCATTGGACGCCACATTTTGGGGCCAATTCTGCGAGTCCCCCGGGAGAGAAACCCAAGTGTCCACGAAAACCACGACCTCCATCTGCCAGGTGGCTCTGTCGGCGAGAACTTCGAGGTTCAAGCTAGAAGACCAAGAATGGATGCGAGTTTGAGGAATATCGAAAGTAGGAGGCGCAACCTTTTGGCTTGCATCCCACAGAACCCATGCTTTCCAGTCCTGGAGCGCGGGGGGAATGTCGGTGGTTTGCGCATCGACATGAGGGACCCAAAGCGAGAAAATCCATAGGAACAGAGTCAACGACGAGAACCCAAGTTTCCCACGTGGATGGGGTGCGTTTTGAAGCATGCGACAAACTCGCTGTAAAGAAGAGGTACTGCGCGGGACTCGAAGGGAGCCTTTATTGTAATTTCCAAATCGGGACTCCGTTGGCTCTGCGCACCCCATGGAAAAATCGCATAGAAAAGTGGGGGAAGATTTCCTCTGAATTCTTCCCGCTTCTCAAATTCCTTTCACTTTTTCGATTGACTTTAGCCGACGAAAGGGGCACACTTCAGGTGTCTGATTTTCAGTTGATCCAACTTCTTCTCAAGACGAACCCAAAGCCCTTTGTGGCGGCTTCACTTCTTCGAGGATTCGGTTTTCTGTTAGTTGGAGTTTTTTTGCAGTTTGTGTGTGTGATCCGAACGGGTTGTTCGGGGCGACGAACTTGCAACCGTTTTTGATTTTCTGATTTGCTCGCGTTGTCGTACGGATTGGGTTTTCTGACTTGGTTTTTCTACCCGTTCAGTTTGCCTGCTTTCTTGATTGATGATGGATGTGTGGATTGGATAGGAGTAGTGTTATGACGAATATTTATGTTGGAAATCTTTCATTTCGTGCTACCGAGAGCGAACTGCGTGATGCGTTCTCTCAGTACGGCGATGTGACCAAGGTTAGCATCATCACCGACCGCGAAACCGGTCGATCCCGTGGCTTCGGCTTCGTGGAAATGAGCAATTCCCAAGAAGCGCGAGCAGCCATCCAAGGCCTCAACCAAACGACCCTCGGCGATCGCGAAATCTCCTGCAACGAAGCTCGCGAACGTGAAAGCCGTCCATCCGGCGGTGGATACGGCGGAGGCGGCGGCGGCCGTGACAATGGTTACGGTGGTGGCGGCGGCGGCAAGCGAGATTACCAATCGCGCGGTTCCCGCTACTAAGACTGCATCTCTCGCCACAGCGAGAAATGACATAAACAATCAAAGGCCGGCTCTAGTCATAGAGCTGGCTTTTTTTATTGGTGCATCGAGTCGTTGAGCGGCAGATTCGATCCGAACTCGTCAATAAGTTGTTTGCAATGCGGAATATCTTCGTCGATCGCAGCTTTCTCCAATGAGACCATGAGCGATGCGATATGATGTAGCCTTGCGTTTCCGGCACTCCCTTGTAACCGGTGCGCAATCATACGAATGCAGTCGAGCCGATTCTCTTCGATCGATCTTCGCAACTCTTTGCAATCGATTACGCTCTGCTCCAAAACCAAGTGCTGGAGTTGCTTTTCCAAAGCAAGCCAACTGTCTCCCGACGGAATGGACTCGGATCCTGGCTGTCGGATGGAACATTCGTCTGGGCTAGGGCCAACTAATTTGGACAGACGCATTCGAAAAGCATGGAAATCGATCGGCTTGGCAAAACAATCTTTTACCTCATATGGATGCTCGAGGACAAAAGGTGCCGCGAGCGAATCCGCTGTGATCACAACGGTATCGATCCTCTTCTCAATTCGACTCAAAGCTGTGAGCAAGTCCAGACCTGCAATGTCTGGCAATTCCCAGTCTAGAAAAAGCCAACACGGAGTATCGTTTTGCAGGGCTTGGATCAGAGCCGTGCCTGTGGCGAATACCCGGGTCTGGTACCCAAGTCGTTGAAGATAAGATCGCAACAGTAGTCGATTCGCACGACAATCATCGACGACAAATGCCATCGGACGTAACTCCTTGCGATCGTATCTCCTGCGTCGCGACTTCGTAGATTCACGGGCGATCGGTTTTTTCGGAGCCGCAGCTACTTCCCACAACGCCATCGTCGGTAGGGAAACGCAAACGGTCGTTCCTTTCCCTAGCTCGCTTTCCAGTTGGATCGCACCGTCCATCGCGTTCACAAGCGACTCGACCACGCTCAGCCCCAAGCCAAGCCGTGTCCCCAGTTCTCCCGTCGATCGGAGTGAGTCGCCGCGAACCTTCGGTTGTTCAATGATTTCGAACGCGTCGAAGATCCGTCGTTGATGCTCTACGGAGATCCCGATTCCCGAATCCGAGACACGTATCCTTAGGTTGCCCCGCCGTCGATCCCCTTGATCCTCGCCGCGATCCTCAGGCTCAAACGCAAACTCCAATTTCACAAATCCACGCTCGGTATAGCGAATCGCGTTCTGCAAAAGGTTCAAAATGATCTGTTGGGTACGAATCGGATCCAATACGAGCCAATCGGGAAACGACGGCTGGGTATGGCTGTGAAACTCCAATCCCTTTTGCTCCGCGGCTGGCACCAGGAGCCCCGAGACCATTTGGAGGAAACGAGAGGATCTCACCTTCTTTCTTCGAACGCGAATGGCTTTCCGGGAATCGAGTGTCGAAACGTCTAGCAAGTCGCTAACCAACTGGTTGAGATGGCGGGTTGCCTGACTCGCCATTCGCATCCTTCGCACATCGATATCGCTTAGAGTTGATTTCTTGATCAACCCGAGCGTTCCTAAGATGGCGTGGAGGGGAGTCCGAAGTTCATGGCTGACGCGCGCGAGAAAGTCACTCTTGGCTTGGTTTGCGATCTCCGCAGCTTTTTTGGCTGCTACCATTTCGGAGTGTGTTTTCTCCACCCGATCAAAGGATCGAACCAGCGAACGTATCGCAGGCGTAAAGATAAAGATCCCTTCGAAGAGGAGCACCCCAAGCGTGATCCATAGCAGCGCTCTCTCCGTCGATTCAAGACGGCTAACTCGATCGCGTGCTTCCATTTCGTAAAGTCCGACGATTTGATCCATCCCCAGCAAGAACCGGTCGCTGGCTTGGATCATCTCTGGAATCGCCAGCGTGTTCGATTCGTTTTCTAGCAGGGATTGGCCCGCTGAGCGAATAAGTTCAAAGTCCGACTCGATACCGGCGAACGCTTCTTCGATGCGATGAGTCTCTAAGATTTGATTCGGATAGTCACCAGATCGACCTCGGAGCAGCCGATGGCTGTCGATCCATAGCCCTATGTCTTCGCGAAGCGTATGCAGCTTTATGGAGGCATCGCCGTTATCCGTTCGCAACGTTTCCAGTGTTGAAAGTTCGAGGATCGTTCGAGAAATGCGTTGGGAAAGCATACGCTGCCTACCCGCCACGTTGACAATTCTCGCATCCTGTTCGATGGATTCCAATGTCCTTTGAATAAGCCATTGTCCGGCAATGGAGAGGCAAGCAATCAGCGAAAGAGCGATGATGTACAAGACTCGTAAGCGAGCGATTGGCGCTTTCGAAAAAAGCGAATTCGTCTCCATCACACGCCAGCTCCGCTTTCGCTCGTAGCCTCTGGTCCTGCCTCCGGATCATCCATGGATTCGTCAGCTATCAAACCAAGCGTCAGCATCTTCTTCCGAAGACTAGTTCGCGTCATACCCAGAATGCGAGCTGCGGCAGCTCTGTTTCCCGATGTGTGGTGCAATACCAAGGGCAGCAAGGTCAATTCCAGTTTTTCGATGCAAAGGTCATACAGAGAAGATACTTGTCGGTCCTTTAGTTGCTCTTTCGCATAGGCCAGTAGGTCAAAGGACTTGAGAGGAGTGTTGCTCGCACTGGCGGCGGAGTCGGAATTCGGTGATTCCAATCCATGTCTGTCCTTCGCATGCGACGGAGTGTCATTCGTTCGAAGATCGCTGAGCAGACCTCGTAGCGCATCGTTCGCTTGGATAACTCCTCTGGACTCGAGCAAAACACGATCTAAAACACTCTTTAGTTCGGCCACATTTCCGGGCCACGAGTATTCACGTAGCAAATGCATTGCTTCGGGGCTGACCCTGGGCGTATGGCCATCCTGCGTCGATCGAATTTGGGACGCCTTCTGTAGGAAATGGGAAACCAGCAGCTCGAGATCGCCATCTCTCCTTCGGAGGGGAGGAAGGGCGATGAGTGTCGAACTCAATAGATAAAAAAAGTCGCTACGGAGCACACCTCTGTCGAGCAGATGGCGAGTTGATGTGGAAGTCGTAAAAAACCACCTCGTGCGCCTAGGCGATGACTCTGTCTCGTCGCGAAGCAATTGCAAGATGCGAGATTGGTTTGCGAGGGAGAGATGCTCGATATCCTCGACGAGAATGGTCCGATGCTGTCCTTCCTTATGATCGATTGGCTTGGGATTCGAGAGCTCTGCGATCAGCGAATCGATATCGTTCGCCATGTGTTTCTCGATCGGAAACGATCGAAATTCGCCGTATTGATGAATGGTTCTCGCGACGAGTTCCTTTCCTGTCCCGGGTTCCCCTTCAATCAGAACGGCGTTTCGAATCGCTGCCAATCGACCGATGGACTTGTACACCTCCTGCATCAATCGGCATCGTCCCACCAAAATTTCTTGGGACGGATTCATGGGGTCATCGAGTACGACGGGGGTTCGCATCAACTCTCGATACTCGAGCGCTTCCAAGAGGCGTTGCTGGAGAAAGGAAAAGTCGAGCGGCTTCGGTAGATAGTCGAAAGCTCCCTTTCTCGTGGCTTCGATGGCGGTACTCGCATCGGATTGAGCCGTGACAAACAATATGGGCCGAAGTCGATCGTTTGAAAGGAGAGCCTCGATGCATTCCAATCCCGCGCCATCCGGAAGCAGTTGATCGAGAAGAATAACATCGAAACGATGATCCGCAGCGAGGCTTTTCCCCTTCTGAAGCGTGCGTGCACCGATGATGCTCACCCCCTTGGGCAAAAGTCCTTCGACTAGGGGAACCATGCTGGGGTCATCATCAATGACTAAAACTCTGGCTTCTCCGACCAAAATCAAAATCACTCGCTTTAGAGAAGATGCAACGATGCAAGCTCAGAGGTGGCAGCCCCTCGGCTCGCGGGCAAAACGGGAGAGGCGTTTTGCTTCGGAAAAAGACGCAACGGGATCAGTATACCTTTGCAGAGGCGAAACTTCCTCACTCAACCGGCGCAAATCTTGGAACGAGGAAACCGTTTCACCCCCGATCCTGGCCGTCGGAAAGTCGAGTCCCTAGGCCCTAAAAGTTGTAATTCCACTGCGTATAGAAAAAGTTCGCATCTTGGCTGAACAACGCAGAGCCATCGGATCGAGTGCTCGTCTCGTAATACTTTCCTGCGAAGAAGTGCGAGAACCCCAAAACCAAATCACTTCGTGGGTTCAGTTTGTACGTCCCCATCAGGTCGATTTCGTGACCCAGTTCGCGATCACCCACGGTCCCACCGGGATTGAACGAAGCCATGTTGAGCCCATAAGGCCCTTGGTTACCGTTTTCTAAGAACAGATAGTGATACCAGACGAGTGCGGTGAATTTTTCGGTGGGGTTCAAGGTCAACAAGGAATTGATGTCATGGAGATTGCGCCGACCGAACAGATCCATAAAGCCATTGTATCGGTGTCCCAATGGGAACAGATGGTTCCAGCCTTGGTTGATGTCATCGTCTCCGCTGGCCCAATCATAGTAGAACCATAGAGTTGGCGTCATGCTCGCCGTTGACTTGCCGCCTAATCCCAATGTGATCGAGAATTCGGAGATGCTGGACCCATCTGGATTTCGACCAAGTTGATAGCCTAGTTCGTGATCCCAAAGAAGTCCGTTGGATTCCCCTTTGATGAGGGAGCCGAGTGTGTGGACATGCAAGTCGGTCGCACTGTTCTCAAACCCGAGATAATATGTATCGATAGTCCCGTTCTCGACGACTTTGCTCGAATTGTAAACACCCCAAAGCGCTTGGTCTTGGTTAGGAGTGTCGAAATCATTGGGGCGAACCGTGGCGGGTCTCATCAAAAGCAGATCTGTCGTGCGATGATCGTTGGACCAAGTCAACCGTCCCCCTTCAAACGTACGACGCGTGTTGGCCCAATCAAGCGGCGACAGCAGTCTTTGCGCTCCAAAGAGCAATTCTTGACGACCGTATCGTCCAGAAAGCTTCCCCAGCTCTGAATCAACGAGAACGGCGTCGCCAAACAAGTTCTGGATGTCAAACTCGTTCTCCTCAATGATGCGAGGAGCGAAATCTTCGAAATGGCTTTTGGCATGTAGGAACTCGGCGTAGACGCGGAAGCGTTCATTGATTCTGTAGTCCGAATAGAGCCTTGTGCGTTCCAGCAAGAAGTCGTCGTCTCGCCCCGTCAATCCACCGAGCGCAGTTCCAGGGCTCGTATTCACATTTCGCATGTTCCGTTCCGAATGATGTCGGAGCCGGTACTGTCCACCGATATCCAAACGACCTTGGTCCCCTAGTTCGATCCCCTTCAGTCCTTCACCGAGCTGGCTCCCTTTGTAGTTGGGATCGTTTAGGTAACTGAAATCATTGAGGTAAAACGGATCCTTGTAAGCCGTACTGACTTTCTTTTTGAGAGCCTCTTTCTTTTTCTTGTCTGCGTCCGCTTTCCCCGGATTCGCGTCAACGGGAGTTGGAGCTGTTTCGAGCGACTCGGCTGAACCGAGGGCCTCTGGCTGCCCATCGACTTCGCGATTGCCAACTTCAGGTTCGGTGCTGTGTAGTACCGTTTCCTGTGGGGCTCCCATCGAGAGGGAACTCGTGAGCAGTGCAGAGGCGACACAGAGGCCGGCGGTCGGCAAATAGAAATACCATCGCATTCGTCGAAATCCTTTTCGATTCGATCATCCATCGTCCATTCGGACTCGTCCCCCAGGCAATCCTGAGTGCCAAGTTCGTTTTCTCGTTGTTGACCGTCCTTTTGCCGCCGAGGGTCGGAGGCAGCCATCGGCACCCAACTGATTCAAGCTAAAGAAGAAATCGTTTGTCGGCACAGTTTGCCAGACCTACTATCCTATGTGGATGCCACGCGAGTGTTAGGAGGGAGCCCAGCGATCATTCTCTGGCCACAGATGGCTTCGTCGTGATCACATTGCCCCGAAGGTCTGCGTTTCATTTCGTTGCAGTGTGATGAAATCGATGCTTAGAAAGATAGCACGACCCTTCCTCGCGAGAATCTCTGGAATTCTTGATTCGTCCCAATGGCGATCTGGCGGCCATACCCGCATCGTCAATGGCTAGCGTTCGGTTGCTAATAGAGTCCGATGGTCTTGTACGCGAGAAAGCGGCCTTCGACTGGCATTCCAACTGCGTATGTAAGGCAACATGAAGTGGTGAGCTCTCCCGATCCACGTGAACCGAAGCATGTTCCCGTTTCCAAAGAGACATCATGGTTGTTGAAGTTGATCGAGCCCCCCGAAGACCTTGCCGTCGCCAGTTGCTCAAGGGAGCGATTGTCGCAACGGCTTCGGCCACCGTTGCTACTTTTCCTTCC includes these proteins:
- a CDS encoding alginate export family protein, whose product is MRWYFYLPTAGLCVASALLTSSLSMGAPQETVLHSTEPEVGNREVDGQPEALGSAESLETAPTPVDANPGKADADKKKKEALKKKVSTAYKDPFYLNDFSYLNDPNYKGSQLGEGLKGIELGDQGRLDIGGQYRLRHHSERNMRNVNTSPGTALGGLTGRDDDFLLERTRLYSDYRINERFRVYAEFLHAKSHFEDFAPRIIEENEFDIQNLFGDAVLVDSELGKLSGRYGRQELLFGAQRLLSPLDWANTRRTFEGGRLTWSNDHRTTDLLLMRPATVRPNDFDTPNQDQALWGVYNSSKVVENGTIDTYYLGFENSATDLHVHTLGSLIKGESNGLLWDHELGYQLGRNPDGSSISEFSITLGLGGKSTASMTPTLWFYYDWASGDDDINQGWNHLFPLGHRYNGFMDLFGRRNLHDINSLLTLNPTEKFTALVWYHYLFLENGNQGPYGLNMASFNPGGTVGDRELGHEIDLMGTYKLNPRSDLVLGFSHFFAGKYYETSTRSDGSALFSQDANFFYTQWNYNF
- a CDS encoding RNA recognition motif domain-containing protein, whose translation is MTNIYVGNLSFRATESELRDAFSQYGDVTKVSIITDRETGRSRGFGFVEMSNSQEARAAIQGLNQTTLGDREISCNEARERESRPSGGGYGGGGGGRDNGYGGGGGGKRDYQSRGSRY
- a CDS encoding ATP-binding protein → METNSLFSKAPIARLRVLYIIALSLIACLSIAGQWLIQRTLESIEQDARIVNVAGRQRMLSQRISRTILELSTLETLRTDNGDASIKLHTLREDIGLWIDSHRLLRGRSGDYPNQILETHRIEEAFAGIESDFELIRSAGQSLLENESNTLAIPEMIQASDRFLLGMDQIVGLYEMEARDRVSRLESTERALLWITLGVLLFEGIFIFTPAIRSLVRSFDRVEKTHSEMVAAKKAAEIANQAKSDFLARVSHELRTPLHAILGTLGLIKKSTLSDIDVRRMRMASQATRHLNQLVSDLLDVSTLDSRKAIRVRRKKVRSSRFLQMVSGLLVPAAEQKGLEFHSHTQPSFPDWLVLDPIRTQQIILNLLQNAIRYTERGFVKLEFAFEPEDRGEDQGDRRRGNLRIRVSDSGIGISVEHQRRIFDAFEIIEQPKVRGDSLRSTGELGTRLGLGLSVVESLVNAMDGAIQLESELGKGTTVCVSLPTMALWEVAAAPKKPIARESTKSRRRRYDRKELRPMAFVVDDCRANRLLLRSYLQRLGYQTRVFATGTALIQALQNDTPCWLFLDWELPDIAGLDLLTALSRIEKRIDTVVITADSLAAPFVLEHPYEVKDCFAKPIDFHAFRMRLSKLVGPSPDECSIRQPGSESIPSGDSWLALEKQLQHLVLEQSVIDCKELRRSIEENRLDCIRMIAHRLQGSAGNARLHHIASLMVSLEKAAIDEDIPHCKQLIDEFGSNLPLNDSMHQ
- a CDS encoding sigma-54-dependent transcriptional regulator, with product MILILVGEARVLVIDDDPSMVPLVEGLLPKGVSIIGARTLQKGKSLAADHRFDVILLDQLLPDGAGLECIEALLSNDRLRPILFVTAQSDASTAIEATRKGAFDYLPKPLDFSFLQQRLLEALEYRELMRTPVVLDDPMNPSQEILVGRCRLMQEVYKSIGRLAAIRNAVLIEGEPGTGKELVARTIHQYGEFRSFPIEKHMANDIDSLIAELSNPKPIDHKEGQHRTILVEDIEHLSLANQSRILQLLRDETESSPRRTRWFFTTSTSTRHLLDRGVLRSDFFYLLSSTLIALPPLRRRDGDLELLVSHFLQKASQIRSTQDGHTPRVSPEAMHLLREYSWPGNVAELKSVLDRVLLESRGVIQANDALRGLLSDLRTNDTPSHAKDRHGLESPNSDSAASASNTPLKSFDLLAYAKEQLKDRQVSSLYDLCIEKLELTLLPLVLHHTSGNRAAAARILGMTRTSLRKKMLTLGLIADESMDDPEAGPEATSESGAGV